The genomic DNA TAGTTCCAAATATGAGCCTTTGGAAACTGTCTCAAATAAATGGTTTGAATTTCTCAGGGAAAGAGGAACAAACATTATACCTGATATAGAGTGGTCAACTCAGAGGAATGTGGAGATATTGCCAAGGAAGCAGGTTCAGTGACTTTTTCCCAGTGTAACTTGGGTGGGGTCTGTGTCCCAGGGCAGGCAAGGGGAGGATTCCCAAATTCCGCAGCTTGATGTCTTCCTCCAGGCAAGTCAGACCTTATGGGTGGTCCCAGGCAGCAAGAATGTGAACCCCAAGACATGCCACTGAGGTTCTGCTCCCCACACTGCTTGGGCTGGGGTAGAATTAATGGGCAGGAAAGTGGGGACCCCCAGGCTTCAGGGAGCTGGGGAGAGCAGTCCCTGGGCGCTTGGGAGACTGGACTGAGGCTCTGGGTCTGGTCTGGACAGCAGCCCAGTCTGTCGGGACAGATTGGACAGCTCTGCGTTGCCCCCTCCCTCCTCCGACGCCTTAGACTCTCTTCACTGAGTCCCAGAAGGGCTGACAGGTGACCAATGTATCGGATAGCCAGTCGCAGGGTCTCGATCTTAGTCAGACTCTGTCCAACAGGTGCCACTGAGGGTGGAAGATAGTGCCGCAAATCGTGCAAGGCCCGAGACAGGTTGCGCATCCTCAATTTCTCCCGTTCACTGGCACTCCTCCTCTGCCCATTGGCTGGGCCACCTCGTTCCCTCCTGTTCCTTTGGAAAGAGACAGAAGTAGGGGGCTCTTGAGGGTGGCAGCCTCGAGCTTGGGGGAGGCTTTCAGTGGTGCTGGAGTGTCCATAGGATGGGGATGAGCCATAGGAATCAGAGGACGAGGTGGGGGAAGTTGAGTCCGAGTGGCTCTCCCACCCCCAGCCCCAGTCCTCTGGTAGCAGCCAATCCTCCTGCCTGGGGAACTGGTGGTGAGGAGAGTTAGCCATGGTTGTGGggcacctccagagagagagagactggggaGCAAGCTAGGAAGGCTGGGGTTTTTATCCTGAGACCAAGGTGTGAGATGACCCCCGTCATGTAGCAGAGAGGTGTCAAAACCCACAGAGCCCAGGGAAAGAATGGGGCAGGGGGGCTCTGGGAAAGGGAGCCCATTTGCAGAGGTGTGGATTCTGACTCCTTCTCTGCTTTAATTGAACCTCCATAGAGCAAGGAAAGTGTGGAAAGGACAATTCACATCTGAACGGCAGCTGTTAACATTCTCACCATTTTCCCTACCCCCCTCCAAGACACCCCACTATTTCCATTCTCCCCCCCAATCCAAGACAACTCAGAACTGCCTTTAGCAAGTTGCCCTGGGAAGGAGCTACTTTGATCAAGGGCCCCAGACTTGGGAAACATCGTGGTCCATTGTCTATCCAGGAAGGGGTGAAGGCAAAGGCTCCAGGTCAGGGACTCAGCTACTGGAATGATGATTACCTAGATAATAAAATGACTTATTCTTTCTCCCATCATCTCTTGGCATTGATTGATTAAGTGGCACTGTGCCCTTACACTTGGCTTTGTGCTACAGGCCTGAGCCCATTCCACTtatagttggagaaactgaggcacagagtgacGAGTTACAGAGTTTAGAGTAAGGAGCCTTAGGTTCCCTTTATACTCACACTTTCTGATTTGCTAAGGAATGGTAGCCAAGGTATGACATGGGTCTAGataatttgccttagtttccactTCTATGTCTAAGGTATGACTCCCATGAGCTATAGCCCCaacacagtgcctagcatagagtagtgcttaataaatgttgattggtttgagaaagaggaattagattttTGTATGCACTGCAGAGGAATGGGAAAGCTCTATGAGATGCCTAGGGTAAAGGACTGGAATAAggtcttgttcagtcatttttcagttatgtctaactcttcatgactccatttggggttttcttgacagatatgCCAGAATGGTTTGCTATGAGGCAAAcaggctgaacaaattatgacttgcccaaggttacccagctaaatatttgaggccacatttgaattcagttattcctgactttaaatcctttctctagtcactgtgccaccttgctgccccaaatAGTAGTAGAAAATCATTGAAAACTTTTGATCACAGTGGGGTGGGTGGCAATGCTCTCCAAAATATTAGGACACTTGATTTTTCTATTGCGTTATATCACTAACTCATCGTGTGACCTGGAAAGTCacttctccatttcctcttcttcaaAGAGGAAACAGTCAGATTTGAGGATTTCTGACATTCACTCTATGTCCTATGATTAACATTAAATTCCTATAATTCTCTGGGATTCCATGATCAAAGAAGGAAGCTTAATCTGTCAATTTGCACAGGATGGATTGCAGGTGGGAATCTGTGGAGGCAAGGAAGACCAGCCAGGAGGCTATTGTAATACTTTGAACATGAGTCAAAGAAGGTATGAACCACAATTGTTGCAGAGGGgatggaaaaggagggaaggacaCTACTGTGAAGTTTAAGAGCCTGGTATCCTCCCAGGTATCCCCTCTAGAAA from Macrotis lagotis isolate mMagLag1 chromosome 4, bilby.v1.9.chrom.fasta, whole genome shotgun sequence includes the following:
- the MESP2 gene encoding mesoderm posterior protein 2, which produces MANSPHHQFPRQEDWLLPEDWGWGWESHSDSTSPTSSSDSYGSSPSYGHSSTTESLPQARGCHPQEPPTSVSFQRNRRERGGPANGQRRSASEREKLRMRNLSRALHDLRHYLPPSVAPVGQSLTKIETLRLAIRYIGHLSALLGLSEESLRRRRREGATQSCPICPDRLGCCPDQTQSLSPVSQAPRDCSPQLPEAWGSPLSCPLILPQPKQCGEQNLSGMSWGSHSCCLGPPIRSDLPGGRHQAAEFGNPPLACPGTQTPPKLHWEKVTEPASLAISPHSSELTTLYQVISTSPEPSLPAIMGPYQSQSMVQRCQSELPTQWECWGYSGLASVQGTDPSFLFREDRSPEC